Proteins from a genomic interval of Kitasatospora herbaricolor:
- a CDS encoding cholesterol oxidase substrate-binding domain-containing protein yields MDTDAGRHRGRPGLTRRGLIGASAGLGGAAWLLRGTVGPESAGAAGTAPPALPAGTAAYRRVYENWSGEIRTDQLWTCAPRTPQEVAALADWAHAQGWRLRAQGYRHTWAPLTVADRTDEAARVLLVDTSEYLTAISHAGADTVRVQTGATMESLLAHLAGRGLGVTACPAPGEVTVGGVLAIGGHGTAVPAAGESPRPGHGYGSLSNQVTELTAVVRDEAAGRYVLRTFGRAEADSAAFLVHLGRAFLTEVVLRAGADQRLRCVSRLDIPADELFARPGTAGGPRTFAGFVDHDGRAEAIWFAYTDRPWLKTWSLAPARPFAARQVEEPYNYPFTDNIPEPVARLAGQLVGGAWGTAPLFGQLQYLVAKLALTADLTDILLSGGLLRDLLSGDTLTHLLAGGLRSDLWGPSRTLLQYVRPSTLRMTANGYAVLARRADLQWVVSEFAAYYRSLLGQYQARGEFPVNGTVEIRVTGLDDPSWCGVPGARPPLLSALRPRPDRPEWDTAVWLDILTLPNTPGLHRFCRDIERFLLRTFDGTRAGLRVEWSKGWAYTEDAAWAEPEVLGRVVPDSLRAGGGPGWDEAVAVLDRYDPHRVLGNPFLDALLR; encoded by the coding sequence ATGGACACGGACGCAGGACGGCACCGCGGGCGACCGGGGCTGACCCGGCGCGGGCTGATCGGGGCCTCGGCCGGGCTGGGCGGAGCGGCCTGGCTGCTGCGCGGGACGGTCGGCCCCGAGAGCGCCGGCGCCGCCGGCACCGCGCCGCCCGCACTGCCCGCCGGGACGGCGGCCTACCGGCGGGTGTACGAGAACTGGTCGGGCGAGATCCGCACCGACCAGCTCTGGACCTGCGCGCCGCGCACCCCGCAGGAGGTCGCGGCCCTCGCCGACTGGGCGCACGCCCAGGGCTGGCGGCTGCGCGCCCAGGGGTACCGGCACACCTGGGCGCCGCTGACGGTCGCCGACCGGACCGACGAGGCGGCGCGCGTCCTGCTGGTCGACACCTCCGAGTACCTGACCGCGATCTCGCACGCCGGCGCCGACACGGTCCGGGTGCAGACCGGCGCCACCATGGAGAGCCTGCTCGCCCACCTCGCCGGCCGCGGCCTCGGGGTCACCGCCTGTCCCGCGCCCGGCGAGGTCACGGTGGGCGGCGTGCTCGCGATCGGCGGCCACGGCACCGCCGTGCCGGCCGCCGGCGAGAGCCCCCGGCCCGGCCACGGCTACGGCTCGCTGAGCAACCAGGTCACCGAACTCACCGCCGTGGTAAGGGACGAGGCCGCCGGCCGGTACGTGCTGCGCACCTTCGGCCGGGCCGAGGCCGACAGCGCGGCCTTCCTGGTCCACCTGGGCCGGGCCTTCCTCACCGAGGTCGTCCTGCGGGCCGGCGCCGACCAGCGGCTGCGCTGCGTCAGCCGCCTGGACATCCCGGCCGACGAGCTGTTCGCCCGGCCCGGCACGGCGGGCGGGCCGCGGACCTTCGCGGGCTTCGTCGACCACGACGGCCGGGCCGAGGCCATCTGGTTCGCGTACACCGACCGGCCCTGGCTGAAGACCTGGAGCCTCGCCCCGGCCCGGCCGTTCGCCGCCCGGCAGGTGGAGGAGCCCTACAACTACCCCTTCACCGACAACATCCCCGAGCCGGTGGCCCGGCTGGCCGGCCAACTGGTCGGCGGTGCCTGGGGGACGGCCCCGCTGTTCGGCCAACTCCAGTACCTGGTGGCCAAGCTGGCGCTGACCGCGGACCTGACCGACATCCTGCTCTCCGGCGGCCTGCTGCGCGACCTGCTGAGCGGCGACACCCTCACCCATCTGCTGGCCGGCGGGCTGCGCTCGGACCTCTGGGGGCCGTCCCGCACCCTGCTCCAGTACGTCCGGCCGAGCACCCTGCGGATGACCGCCAACGGCTACGCGGTGCTGGCCCGGCGGGCCGATCTCCAGTGGGTGGTCAGCGAGTTCGCCGCCTACTACCGGTCGCTGCTCGGGCAGTACCAGGCCCGCGGCGAGTTCCCGGTGAACGGGACGGTGGAGATCCGGGTGACGGGCCTGGACGACCCCTCCTGGTGCGGGGTGCCGGGCGCCCGCCCGCCGCTGCTCTCCGCCCTGCGCCCGCGCCCGGACCGCCCCGAGTGGGACACCGCGGTCTGGCTCGACATCCTCACCCTGCCCAACACGCCGGGCCTGCACCGGTTCTGCCGGGACATCGAGCGGTTCCTGCTGCGGACCTTCGACGGGACGCGGGCCGGCCTGCGGGTCGAGTGGTCCAAGGGCTGGGCGTACACCGAGGACGCGGCCTGGGCCGAGCCCGAGGTGCTCGGCCGGGTGGTGCCGGACAGCCTCCGCGCGGGCGGGGGCCCCGGCTGGGACGAGGCCGTCGCGGTGCTCGACCGGTACGACCCGCATCGGGTCCTCGGCAACCCGTTCCTGGACGCGCTGCTGCGCTGA
- a CDS encoding multidrug effflux MFS transporter, translating into MPGPTADTTGAQSTLSRPSDLTGIGRTGVVVLGGLVALGPLTTDLYLPALPALTADLHTNPAATQLTLTFSLLGVAAGQLLFGPLSDRLGRRRPLLGGLLVYSAATLLCLLATTLPLLVAGRFLQGMAGAAGLVIGRAIARDRYDGVAVVRFLASIGLISGLAPMFAPMLGAQLLRVTTWRGTFAALGVLGLLLTVFALVSLRETLPPEGRHGGGLAATLRTIGRLLRDVRFLGLVLTSSFAFGALFAYISGSSFVLQQVYGVSPQTYSLLFGLNSFAIVGVTQLNGRLLAHRFSARALMTAGLVVGAVAAVVLLLLTGVWDLGLAGFCPPVFVMMASMGVVLPNSAAQALTMVEPATAGSASALLGVGTFLCGALVAPLSSAGGEPSALVLGAVVLGCSALAGTAYLVLCRPWRVAL; encoded by the coding sequence ATGCCCGGCCCGACCGCCGATACCACCGGTGCGCAGTCGACCCTCTCCCGTCCCTCCGACCTCACCGGCATCGGCCGGACCGGCGTCGTCGTCCTCGGCGGGCTGGTCGCCCTCGGCCCGCTCACCACGGACCTCTACCTCCCCGCACTCCCCGCACTCACCGCCGACCTGCACACCAACCCGGCGGCCACCCAGCTCACGCTGACCTTCTCGCTGCTCGGCGTCGCCGCGGGCCAGCTGCTGTTCGGACCGCTCAGCGACCGCCTCGGCCGGCGCCGGCCGCTGCTGGGCGGCCTGCTGGTCTACTCGGCCGCCACCCTGCTCTGCCTGCTGGCGACCACGCTGCCGCTGCTGGTGGCGGGCCGGTTCCTGCAGGGCATGGCGGGGGCGGCGGGGCTGGTGATCGGCCGGGCCATCGCCCGGGACCGCTACGACGGCGTCGCGGTGGTCCGCTTCCTCGCCTCGATCGGCCTGATATCCGGGCTCGCGCCGATGTTCGCGCCCATGCTCGGTGCCCAACTGCTGCGGGTCACCACCTGGCGCGGCACCTTCGCCGCGCTCGGCGTCCTCGGCCTGCTGCTCACCGTCTTCGCGCTGGTCTCGCTGCGCGAGACGCTGCCCCCGGAGGGCCGCCACGGCGGCGGGCTGGCCGCCACCCTGCGGACCATCGGCCGGCTGCTGCGGGACGTCCGCTTCCTCGGCCTCGTCCTCACCAGCAGCTTCGCCTTCGGCGCGCTGTTCGCCTACATCAGCGGCTCGTCCTTCGTGCTGCAGCAGGTGTACGGGGTGTCGCCGCAGACCTACAGCCTGCTGTTCGGACTGAACTCCTTCGCCATCGTCGGAGTGACCCAGCTCAACGGCCGGCTGCTCGCCCACCGTTTCTCCGCCCGCGCGCTGATGACCGCCGGGCTGGTGGTCGGCGCGGTGGCGGCGGTGGTGCTGCTCCTGCTGACCGGGGTCTGGGACCTCGGCCTGGCCGGGTTCTGCCCGCCGGTGTTCGTGATGATGGCGAGCATGGGCGTGGTGCTGCCCAACTCGGCCGCGCAGGCCCTGACCATGGTGGAACCCGCCACCGCCGGTTCGGCCTCGGCCCTGCTGGGGGTCGGGACCTTCCTGTGCGGTGCGCTGGTAGCGCCGCTGAGCAGCGCCGGCGGTGAACCGTCCGCGCTGGTGCTCGGGGCCGTGGTACTGGGGTGCTCGGCCCTGGCGGGCACCGCGTACCTGGTGCTCTGCCGGCCCTGGCGGGTCGCGCTCTGA
- a CDS encoding MmcQ/YjbR family DNA-binding protein, with amino-acid sequence MKPAALKAACLSLNGAEETFPFGPETSVFKVGGKIFALSTLDAEPLKVSLKCDPEVAVRLREDHPAVTPGWHLNKRHWNTVLLDGSLPDRLVREMIEDSYDLIVTQLPRRQQLVLDWPGVSRPGEGERPPR; translated from the coding sequence ATGAAGCCCGCCGCGCTCAAGGCCGCCTGCCTGTCCCTCAACGGGGCCGAGGAGACCTTCCCGTTCGGCCCGGAGACCTCGGTCTTCAAGGTCGGCGGGAAGATCTTCGCGCTGAGCACCCTGGACGCGGAACCGCTCAAGGTGAGCCTGAAGTGCGACCCCGAGGTCGCCGTGCGGCTGCGCGAGGACCACCCGGCGGTCACCCCCGGCTGGCACCTGAACAAGCGGCACTGGAACACCGTCCTGCTCGACGGATCGCTGCCGGACCGGCTGGTCCGCGAGATGATCGAGGACTCCTACGACCTGATCGTCACCCAGCTCCCGCGCCGCCAGCAGCTGGTGCTGGACTGGCCCGGGGTCTCCCGTCCGGGGGAGGGGGAGCGTCCGCCCCGCTGA
- a CDS encoding alkaline phosphatase family protein, translating into MTTPRTPRVLVVGIDGVRHDLLSEVAMPRLAEVAGAGFLVPVEVDADTPTMSGPCWATVVTGVTATKHGVWGNHLAGNRLDVFPDFATRLAKLDGRRTFVAAGWEPLLLAMAGGPLFRAPGRSSYIAPAADTPEAWEEVDEEVTREAVHVLTTADPEASFVYLGAVDETAHFLGCGARYRAAMRAADERLGRLLDALRSRPGHRREAWTVIVVTDHGHVDAGGHGGTTPEERTAWVACAGPDIPAAPPTGVIRHVDVAAQVYASLGRPADPHWTLDGRPFPVARRAPEAGPDAAAGVSEELSQGVPDGVPEGAPATAGSSRG; encoded by the coding sequence ATGACCACGCCTCGTACACCCCGCGTGCTCGTCGTCGGCATCGACGGCGTACGCCACGACCTGCTGTCCGAGGTGGCGATGCCACGGCTGGCCGAGGTCGCCGGCGCCGGGTTCCTGGTGCCCGTCGAGGTGGACGCGGACACCCCGACCATGTCCGGGCCCTGCTGGGCGACGGTCGTGACCGGGGTCACCGCGACCAAGCACGGGGTGTGGGGCAACCACCTCGCGGGCAACCGGCTGGACGTCTTCCCGGACTTCGCGACCAGGCTCGCCAAGCTGGACGGCCGGCGCACCTTCGTCGCCGCCGGCTGGGAGCCCCTGCTGCTCGCCATGGCCGGCGGCCCGCTGTTCCGGGCACCCGGGCGGTCCTCGTACATCGCGCCGGCCGCCGACACTCCGGAGGCCTGGGAGGAGGTCGACGAGGAGGTCACCCGCGAGGCCGTCCACGTGCTGACCACCGCCGACCCGGAGGCCTCCTTCGTCTACCTCGGCGCGGTGGACGAGACCGCGCACTTCCTCGGCTGCGGCGCCCGCTACCGCGCCGCGATGCGGGCGGCGGACGAACGGCTCGGCCGCCTCCTGGACGCCCTCCGCAGCCGGCCGGGTCACCGGCGGGAGGCGTGGACCGTCATCGTCGTCACCGACCACGGGCACGTGGACGCCGGCGGCCACGGCGGCACCACCCCCGAGGAGCGCACCGCCTGGGTGGCCTGCGCCGGTCCGGACATCCCGGCCGCCCCGCCCACCGGGGTGATCCGCCACGTGGACGTGGCCGCCCAGGTCTACGCGTCGCTGGGCCGTCCGGCCGATCCGCACTGGACGCTGGACGGGCGGCCGTTCCCCGTCGCCCGGCGGGCGCCGGAGGCCGGGCCGGACGCCGCGGCGGGAGTGTCGGAAGAACTTTCGCAGGGGGTGCCGGACGGAGTGCCGGAGGGGGCGCCGGCCACTGCCGGATCGAGCCGGGGCTGA
- a CDS encoding acyl-CoA dehydrogenase family protein, protein MTKPNRIDPADLLAVGDLLTDEERLIRDTVRRFADERIRPHVGEWFERGVFPARELAPELGALGVLGMHLDGYGCTGSTAVAYGVACMELEAADSGLRSFVSVQGSLAMRAIHAFGSEEQKQRWLPEMAAGRAIGCFGLTEPDFGSDPANMRTRARRKGSDWVLSGTKMWITNGSIADAAVIWAQTEEGVRGFVVPRGTKGFSANDVHGKLSLRASVTSELVLEDVHLPADAVLPGVTGLRGPLSSLNEARYGILWGTVGAARDCYTTALDYAKTRVQFDRPIAAFQLTQQKLVEMMLEVEKAYLVALRIGRLKDAGESVPAHISFGKLNNVRAALEIARSARTILGANGITTEYPVLRHANNLESVLTYEGTGEIHTLVLGQAITGEAAYH, encoded by the coding sequence ATGACGAAGCCGAACCGCATCGACCCGGCCGACCTCCTCGCCGTCGGCGACCTGCTCACCGACGAGGAGCGGCTGATCCGCGACACCGTCCGGCGCTTCGCCGACGAGCGGATCAGGCCGCACGTGGGGGAGTGGTTCGAGCGCGGCGTCTTCCCGGCCCGGGAGCTGGCCCCCGAACTCGGCGCCCTCGGGGTCCTCGGCATGCACCTCGACGGGTACGGCTGCACCGGTTCGACGGCGGTCGCCTACGGCGTCGCCTGCATGGAGCTGGAGGCGGCCGACTCCGGGCTGCGCAGCTTCGTCTCCGTCCAGGGCTCGCTGGCGATGCGCGCCATCCACGCCTTCGGCTCCGAGGAGCAGAAGCAGCGGTGGCTGCCGGAGATGGCGGCCGGCCGGGCGATCGGCTGCTTCGGCCTGACCGAGCCGGACTTCGGCTCCGACCCGGCCAACATGCGCACCAGGGCCCGCCGCAAGGGCAGCGACTGGGTGCTCTCCGGCACGAAGATGTGGATCACCAACGGCAGCATCGCGGACGCCGCGGTGATCTGGGCGCAGACCGAGGAGGGCGTCCGGGGCTTCGTGGTGCCGCGCGGCACCAAGGGCTTCTCGGCCAACGACGTGCACGGCAAGCTCTCCCTGCGGGCCTCGGTGACGAGCGAGTTGGTGCTGGAGGACGTGCACCTGCCGGCCGACGCGGTGCTGCCGGGCGTCACCGGCCTGCGCGGGCCGCTCTCCTCGCTGAACGAGGCCCGCTACGGCATCCTCTGGGGCACCGTCGGCGCCGCCCGTGACTGCTACACCACCGCGCTGGACTACGCGAAGACCCGGGTCCAGTTCGACCGCCCGATCGCGGCCTTCCAGCTCACCCAGCAGAAGCTGGTCGAGATGATGCTGGAGGTCGAGAAGGCCTACCTGGTCGCCCTGCGGATCGGCCGGCTCAAGGACGCGGGGGAGTCCGTGCCGGCGCACATCAGCTTCGGCAAGCTCAACAACGTCCGCGCGGCCCTGGAGATCGCCCGCAGCGCCCGGACGATCCTCGGCGCCAACGGGATCACCACCGAGTACCCGGTGCTGCGGCACGCCAACAACCTGGAGTCGGTGCTCACCTACGAGGGCACCGGTGAGATCCACACCCTCGTGCTGGGCCAGGCCATCACCGGTGAGGCCGCCTATCACTGA
- a CDS encoding chitinase: MNPRTPLRPLLALAAAVSLTGTAFALAPAGLAATPDPVGLNAPYEYLGWGSPQSPTAVMAATGVKQFTLAFMLSDGGCNPKWDGSRALTGGSDQSAIDGIRAAGGDVVISFGGWSGAKLGEKCTSASALAGAYQKVINAYRLKAIDIDIEDTEVAGATVRQRVIDALKIVKNNNPGIKEYVTFGTTPTGPDAAGVDLIKKGAKAGLALDGWTVMPFDFGGHSGSMGSVTVTAADGLKNAVASAYGYDSATAYRHIGISSMNGKTDESDETVSVTDFTTIVNYAKAHHLARFTFWSVNRDRQCPSGTPAGDACSGISQAPYAFTKIVAAYHG, from the coding sequence ATGAACCCGCGCACACCCCTCCGCCCGCTGCTCGCCCTGGCCGCCGCCGTCTCGCTCACCGGCACCGCCTTCGCACTGGCCCCCGCCGGGCTGGCCGCCACTCCGGATCCGGTCGGCCTCAACGCCCCGTACGAGTACCTGGGCTGGGGAAGTCCGCAGAGCCCCACCGCGGTGATGGCGGCCACCGGCGTCAAGCAGTTCACGCTCGCCTTCATGCTCAGCGACGGCGGCTGCAACCCCAAGTGGGACGGCAGCCGGGCGCTCACCGGCGGCAGCGACCAGAGCGCGATCGACGGCATCCGGGCGGCCGGCGGGGACGTGGTGATCTCCTTCGGCGGCTGGAGCGGCGCCAAGCTCGGCGAGAAGTGCACCTCCGCGAGCGCCCTCGCCGGCGCCTACCAGAAGGTGATCAACGCCTACCGGCTCAAGGCGATCGACATCGACATCGAGGACACCGAGGTGGCCGGTGCGACGGTCCGTCAGCGGGTGATCGACGCCCTGAAGATCGTCAAGAACAACAATCCCGGCATCAAGGAGTACGTCACCTTCGGCACCACGCCCACCGGCCCGGACGCGGCCGGCGTCGACCTGATCAAGAAGGGCGCGAAGGCCGGCCTGGCGCTCGACGGCTGGACCGTCATGCCCTTCGACTTCGGCGGCCACAGCGGCTCGATGGGCTCGGTGACCGTCACCGCCGCCGACGGCCTGAAGAACGCCGTCGCGAGCGCCTACGGCTACGACTCCGCGACGGCCTACCGCCACATCGGGATCTCCTCGATGAACGGGAAGACCGACGAGAGCGACGAGACCGTCTCGGTCACGGACTTCACCACGATCGTCAACTACGCCAAGGCGCACCACCTGGCCCGCTTCACCTTCTGGTCCGTCAACCGCGACCGGCAGTGCCCCTCGGGCACCCCGGCGGGCGACGCCTGCAGCGGGATCAGCCAGGCACCGTACGCCTTCACCAAGATCGTCGCCGCCTACCACGGCTGA
- a CDS encoding class II fumarate hydratase, which yields MGDEQARSGQRAGGAEQEWRIEHDSMGEVRVPAAAKWQAQTQRAVENFPVSGQRLEREHIAALARVKAAAAKVNARLGVLDEATAAAIVAAAEEVAAGGLDDQFPVDVFQTGSGTSSNMNTNEVIATLAGERLGRPVHPNDQVNASQSSNDVFPSSIHIAATAAVTRDLIPALEHLAEALERKSAEFAGVVKSGRTHLMDATPVTLGQEFGGYAAQVRYGRERLLAALPRVAELPLGGTAVGTGINTPPGFSAAVIAEVAAATGLPLTEARDHFEAQGARDGLVELSGQLRTIAVGFTKIANDLRWMGSGPRTGLAEINLPDLQPGSSIMPGKVNPVLPEVVLMVAAQVIGNDTTVTVAGAGGNFELNVMLPVIARNVLESIRLLANSARLLADRAVDGITANVDRAREYAESSPSVVTPLNRYIGYEEAAKVAKQAVAERRTIRQVVLDRGYLEQGLLTEQQLDEALDVLRMTHP from the coding sequence ATGGGTGACGAGCAGGCCAGGTCCGGTCAGCGGGCCGGGGGCGCCGAGCAGGAGTGGCGGATCGAGCACGACTCGATGGGCGAGGTGCGGGTGCCCGCCGCCGCGAAGTGGCAGGCCCAGACGCAGCGGGCGGTGGAGAACTTCCCGGTGTCCGGCCAGCGGCTGGAGCGGGAGCACATCGCGGCGCTGGCGCGGGTCAAGGCCGCGGCGGCGAAGGTGAACGCCCGGCTGGGGGTGCTGGACGAGGCCACCGCGGCGGCGATCGTGGCCGCGGCCGAGGAGGTGGCCGCCGGCGGGCTGGACGACCAGTTCCCGGTGGACGTGTTCCAGACCGGTTCGGGGACGTCCTCGAACATGAACACCAACGAGGTGATCGCCACCCTGGCGGGCGAGCGGCTCGGGCGGCCGGTGCACCCGAACGACCAGGTCAACGCGAGCCAGTCGTCCAACGACGTCTTCCCCTCCTCCATCCACATCGCCGCCACCGCGGCCGTCACCCGGGACTTGATCCCCGCGCTGGAACACCTGGCGGAGGCGCTGGAGCGCAAGTCCGCGGAGTTCGCCGGGGTGGTGAAGTCCGGCCGGACGCACCTGATGGACGCCACGCCGGTCACCCTCGGGCAGGAGTTCGGCGGGTACGCGGCCCAGGTCCGGTACGGGCGGGAGCGGCTGCTGGCGGCCCTGCCCAGGGTCGCGGAGCTGCCACTGGGCGGCACCGCCGTCGGCACCGGCATCAACACCCCGCCCGGCTTCTCGGCCGCCGTGATCGCCGAGGTGGCCGCGGCGACCGGCCTCCCGCTGACCGAGGCGCGCGACCACTTCGAGGCCCAGGGCGCCCGGGACGGCCTGGTCGAGCTGAGCGGCCAGCTGCGGACGATCGCGGTCGGCTTCACCAAGATCGCCAACGATCTGCGCTGGATGGGCTCCGGCCCGCGCACGGGGCTGGCCGAGATCAACCTGCCCGACCTGCAGCCCGGATCGTCGATCATGCCCGGCAAGGTGAACCCGGTGCTGCCCGAGGTGGTGCTGATGGTCGCCGCCCAGGTGATCGGCAACGACACCACGGTCACGGTGGCCGGCGCCGGCGGCAACTTCGAACTCAACGTGATGCTGCCGGTGATCGCCCGCAACGTGCTGGAGTCGATCCGGCTGCTGGCCAACAGCGCCCGGCTGCTCGCCGACCGCGCGGTCGACGGGATCACCGCCAACGTCGACCGGGCCCGCGAGTACGCCGAGTCCTCGCCCTCGGTGGTCACCCCGCTCAACCGCTACATCGGCTACGAGGAGGCGGCCAAGGTCGCCAAGCAGGCCGTCGCGGAGCGCAGGACCATCCGTCAGGTGGTGCTGGACCGCGGCTACCTGGAGCAGGGCCTGCTCACCGAGCAGCAGTTGGACGAGGCGCTGGACGTGCTGCGGATGACCCACCCCTGA
- a CDS encoding NAD-dependent epimerase/dehydratase family protein → MRQALVTGATGTVGHPLARLLAERGVRVRALVRDPARAGLPPGVEAWPGDLAEPGSLRAAVQGCDTVFHAAGLPEQWLLDRSLFDRVNVDGTRSLVEAALAERVECFVHTSTMDVFERPRDLPFDESLLEEKPLGTAYERSKQQADRLVVEAIGRGLPARLVHPSAVFGPGPARPTALNRLLVDLARRKVPALPPGGMAVVFNEDLAEGQLRAARAAVGSRYLFSDRFLELPEIAGLVRRAVPGARVPVTLASPSAWILAAVGELTSKATGRPPQLSFGELHFLGSELTPDARRARLQLDWQPSDTADAVAATLRAFGVRTASPDAG, encoded by the coding sequence ATGCGCCAGGCACTCGTCACCGGAGCCACCGGCACGGTCGGCCACCCGCTGGCCAGGCTGCTGGCCGAGCGGGGCGTGCGCGTCCGGGCGCTGGTCCGCGACCCGGCCCGGGCCGGGCTCCCGCCCGGTGTCGAGGCCTGGCCCGGCGACCTGGCCGAGCCCGGCTCGCTGCGCGCCGCCGTCCAGGGGTGCGACACCGTCTTCCACGCCGCCGGCCTGCCGGAGCAGTGGCTCCTGGACCGCTCGCTCTTCGACCGGGTCAACGTCGACGGCACCCGCTCGCTGGTCGAGGCCGCGCTGGCGGAACGGGTCGAGTGCTTCGTGCACACCAGCACCATGGACGTCTTCGAGCGCCCCCGCGACCTGCCGTTCGACGAATCCCTGCTCGAGGAGAAGCCGCTGGGCACAGCCTACGAGCGCTCCAAGCAGCAGGCCGACCGGCTGGTCGTCGAGGCGATCGGACGCGGGCTGCCGGCCAGACTCGTCCACCCGTCCGCGGTCTTCGGCCCGGGGCCCGCCCGGCCCACCGCGCTCAACCGGCTGCTGGTCGACCTGGCCCGGCGGAAGGTGCCGGCACTGCCGCCCGGCGGCATGGCCGTGGTCTTCAACGAGGATCTCGCCGAAGGCCAACTGAGGGCCGCGCGGGCCGCCGTAGGCTCGCGCTACCTGTTCTCCGACCGCTTTCTGGAGCTGCCCGAGATCGCCGGGCTGGTGCGGCGGGCGGTGCCGGGCGCCCGGGTCCCGGTCACGCTGGCGAGCCCCAGCGCCTGGATCCTCGCCGCCGTCGGCGAGCTGACCTCCAAGGCCACCGGCCGACCGCCCCAGCTGTCCTTCGGCGAGTTGCACTTCCTCGGCTCCGAGCTGACCCCCGACGCCCGCCGGGCTCGCCTCCAGCTGGACTGGCAGCCGAGCGACACGGCCGACGCGGTGGCCGCCACACTGCGGGCCTTCGGCGTCCGGACGGCCTCGCCCGACGCGGGCTGA